One Hevea brasiliensis isolate MT/VB/25A 57/8 chromosome 5, ASM3005281v1, whole genome shotgun sequence genomic region harbors:
- the LOC110646582 gene encoding serine/threonine-protein kinase AFC1 isoform X1 — protein sequence METQRVTELPLRNMDKRPRKRPRLTWDVPPPAPPPPKVLSAMYCGQDFGNGVIPNYAYTNLFYRDVPVPHNCSPPWRPDDKDGHYVFAIGENLTPSYRILSKMGEGTFGQVLECFDNEKKEVVAIKIVRSIHKYREAAMIEIDVLQRLARHDIGGTRCVQIRNWFDYRNHICIVFEKLGPSLYDFLRKNSYRSFPIDLVRELGRQLLESVAFMHDLRLIHTDLKPENILLVSSEYIKVPDCKFLSRSTKDGSYFKNLPKSSAIKLIDFGSTTFEHQDHSYVVSTRHYRAPEVILGLRWNYPCDLWSVGCILVELCSGEALFQTHENLEHLAMMERVLGPLPQHMAVRADRHAEKYFRRGTRLDWPDGATSRESMRAVWKLPRLPNLIMQHVDHSAGDLIDLLQGLLRYDPAERLKAREALGHPFFKREPRRCGYTL from the exons ATGGAGACGCAGAGGGTAACAGAATTGCCTCTTAGGAACATGGATAAACGTCCCAGGAAGAGGCCTCGTTTAACATGGGACGTGCCTCCTCCTGCTCCTCCTCCTCCCAAG GTCCTTTCTGCTATGTACTGTGGGCAGGATTTTGGGAATGGAGTGATTCCCAATTATGCATATACAAATTTGTTTTACAGGGACGTTCCAGTTCCTCACAATTGCTCCCCTCCTTGGAGACCTGATGATAAAGATGGGCATTATGTCTTTGCTATTGGCGAGAATTTGACACCTAGCT ACAGGATTCTTAGCAAAATGGGTGAAG GGACATTTGGGCAAGTCTTGGAATGTTTTGATAATGAAAAGAAAGAAGTTGTGGCGATAAAAATTGTTCGCTCCATACACAAGTATCGTGAAGCTGCCATGATTGAAATTGACGTCCTACAGAGGCTTGCCAGACATGACATTGGTGGCACTCG TTGTGTGCAAATACGGAATTGGTTTGACTATCGTAATCATATTTGTATT GTATTTGAGAAGCTTGGACCAAGCTTATATGATTTTCTTCGCAAAAACAGCTACCGTTCATTTCCCATTGATCTTGTTCGGGAGCTTGGCAGACAACTTTTGGAGTCTGTTGCAT TTATGCATGATCTACGACTAATTCACACTGATTTGAAGCCGGAGAATATTCTACTAGTTTCCTCTGAGTATATCAAAGTGCCAGATTGTAAG TTTCTTTCACGGTCCACAAAAGATGGCTCCTATTTCAAGAATCTGCCCAAGTCAAGTGCTATTAAGCTCATTGATTTTGGAAGTACTACATTTGAGCATCAGGATCACAGCTATGTGGTGTCAACACGCCATTATCGTGCACCAGAGGTTATCTTAG GTCTGAGATGGAACTATCCTTGTGATTTATGGAGTGTGGGTTGCATACTTGTTGAACTATGTTCT GGTGAGGCTCTTTTTCAAACACACGAGAACTTGGAGCATCTTGCTATGATGGAAAGGGTTTTAGGGCCCCTGCCACAACATATGGCGGTCAGAGCTGA CCGTCATGCTGAGAAATATTTCAGGAGAGGCACGCGATTAGATTGGCCTGACGGTGCAACTTCAAGAGAAAGCATGAGAGCAGTTTGGAAGTTGCCCCGTTTGCCG AACCTGATTATGCAGCACGTCGATCATTCTGCTGGTGATCTGATTGATCTCTTGCAAGGGCTCTTACGGTATGATCCAGCGGAACGGCTCAAAGCCAGAGAAGCTTTAGGGCACCCATTTTTCAAAAGAGAACCAAGGAGGTGTGGTTATACTTTATAA
- the LOC110646582 gene encoding serine/threonine-protein kinase AFC1 isoform X2: MTLVALVMHDLRLIHTDLKPENILLVSSEYIKVPDCKFLSRSTKDGSYFKNLPKSSAIKLIDFGSTTFEHQDHSYVVSTRHYRAPEVILGLRWNYPCDLWSVGCILVELCSGEALFQTHENLEHLAMMERVLGPLPQHMAVRADRHAEKYFRRGTRLDWPDGATSRESMRAVWKLPRLPNLIMQHVDHSAGDLIDLLQGLLRYDPAERLKAREALGHPFFKREPRRCGYTL, from the exons ATGACATTGGTGGCACTCG TTATGCATGATCTACGACTAATTCACACTGATTTGAAGCCGGAGAATATTCTACTAGTTTCCTCTGAGTATATCAAAGTGCCAGATTGTAAG TTTCTTTCACGGTCCACAAAAGATGGCTCCTATTTCAAGAATCTGCCCAAGTCAAGTGCTATTAAGCTCATTGATTTTGGAAGTACTACATTTGAGCATCAGGATCACAGCTATGTGGTGTCAACACGCCATTATCGTGCACCAGAGGTTATCTTAG GTCTGAGATGGAACTATCCTTGTGATTTATGGAGTGTGGGTTGCATACTTGTTGAACTATGTTCT GGTGAGGCTCTTTTTCAAACACACGAGAACTTGGAGCATCTTGCTATGATGGAAAGGGTTTTAGGGCCCCTGCCACAACATATGGCGGTCAGAGCTGA CCGTCATGCTGAGAAATATTTCAGGAGAGGCACGCGATTAGATTGGCCTGACGGTGCAACTTCAAGAGAAAGCATGAGAGCAGTTTGGAAGTTGCCCCGTTTGCCG AACCTGATTATGCAGCACGTCGATCATTCTGCTGGTGATCTGATTGATCTCTTGCAAGGGCTCTTACGGTATGATCCAGCGGAACGGCTCAAAGCCAGAGAAGCTTTAGGGCACCCATTTTTCAAAAGAGAACCAAGGAGGTGTGGTTATACTTTATAA